Proteins encoded within one genomic window of Panicum virgatum strain AP13 chromosome 1N, P.virgatum_v5, whole genome shotgun sequence:
- the LOC120655847 gene encoding 60S ribosomal protein L3-like, translated as MSHRKFEHPRHGSLGFLPRKRASRHRGKVKSFPRDDPKKPCHLTAFLGYKAGMTHIVREVEKPGSKLHKKETCEAVTIIETPPLVIVGLVAYVKTPRGLRTLNSVWAQHLSEEVRRRFYKNWCKSKKKAFTKYALKYDSDAGKKEIQLQLEKMKKYASVIRVIAHTQIRKMKGLKQKKAHLMEIQVNGGTIADKVDYGYKFFEKEVPVDAVFQKDEMIDIIGVTKGKGYEGVVTRWGVTRLPRKTHRGLRKVACIGAWHPARVSYTVARAGQNGYHHRTEMNKKVYKIGKAGQESHDASTEFDRTDKDITPMGGFPHYGIVKGDYLMIKGCCVGPKKRVVTLRQSLLMQTSRLALEEIKLKFIDTSSKFGHGRFQTTDEKQKFYGKVKA; from the exons atGTCGCATCGCAAGTTCGAGCACCCGAGGCACGGTTCCCTCGGCTTCCTCCCCAGGAAGCGCGCCTCCCGACACCGGGGCAAGG TGAAGTCCTTCCCCAGGGATGACCCCAAGAAGCCATGCCACCTCACTGCCTTCCTTGGCTACAAGGCTGGCATGACTCACATTGTACGTGAGGTCGAGAAGCCTGGATCCA AACTCCACAAGAAGGAAACCtgcgaagctgttaccatcATTGAAACTCCTCCTCTTGTCATTGTTGGTCTTGTGGCATATGTGAAGACTCCTCGTGGCCTCCGCACCCTCAACTCTGTCTGGGCACAGCACTTGAGTGAGGAAGTGAGGAGGAGGTTCTACAAGAACTGGTGCAAGAGCAAGAAGAAGGCTTTCACTAAGTATGCTCTAAAGTATGACAGTGATGCAGGCAAGAAGGAAATTCAGCTGCAGCTTGAGAAGATGAAGAAGTATGCTTCTGTTATCCGCGTGATTGCCCACACCCAG ATTAGGAAGATGAAGGGTTTGAAGCAGAAGAAGGCTCACCTCATGGAGATTCAGGTCAATGGCGGTACCATTGCTGACAAGGTGGACTATGGCTACAAGTTCTTCGAGAAGGAGGTTCCGGTTGACGCTGTGTTCCAGAAGGATGAGATGATTGACATCATTGGTGTGACCAAGGGTAAGGGTTATGAGGGTGTGGTCACTCGTTGGGGTGTCACCCGCCTTCCCCGCAAGACCCACAGGGGTCTCCGCAAGGTTGCCTGTATTGGTGCCTGGCATCCGGCTAGGGTTTCCTACACTGTTGCCCGTGCTGGTCAGAATGGTTACCACCACCGTACTgagatgaacaagaaggtttacaagattggcaaggctggaCAGGAGAGCCATGATGCCTCCACAGAGTTTGACAG GACTGATAAGGACATCACTCCCATGGGCGGCTTCCCCCACTACGGTATCGTGAAGGGCGACTACCTGATGATCAAGGGTTGCTGCGTCGGCCCCAAGAAGAGAGTGGTGACCCTCCGCCAGTCCTTGTTGATGCAGACGTCACGGCTGGCCTTGGAGGAGATCAAGCTCAAGTTCATCGACACATCTTCCAAGTTTGGGCATGGTCGCTTCCAGACCACCGACGAGAAGCAGAAGTTCTACGGCAAGGTCAAGGCCTAA